The Vicinamibacteria bacterium genome includes a window with the following:
- a CDS encoding M28 family peptidase: MPLRPAVTLALAILPLAVGAEEGVDLEMLTKIRAEGFHHSAVMETVAQLTDVIGPRLTNSPLARRANEWTRQQLEAWGLVRAHLESWGPFGRGWSLEHCSVHMVAPNTAPLIALPKAWTPGTEGVVRGKALRVKLESEADFEQYRGRLAGRILWLDNARELKGEEKVDGRYSEKDLEELSQYQVPKDRAAERAAILKRRRFQRSLNRFLAEERALATVEPSARDGGTLRVMGGGARRKEDPPGVPALVMAAAHYNRVARLLDRKIEVELELDVRTTFHDDDPLGYNTIAEIPGTDKRGEVVMLGAHLDSWHGGTGATDNAVGVGVAMEAVRILRVLEVNPKRTIRVALWTGEEQGLLGSREYVSQHFASRPEPNDPEQRELPSALRSDTGPLTIKPEHARLSAYFNLDNGTGKIRGLYLQENAAVFPIFAAWLKPLNDLGATTLTLRNTESTDHVPFDAVGLPAFQFIQDDIEYRAGSGPQFFGTHHTNMDVFDRARGEDLMQASVVMASIVYHAAMRPEMIPRKPLPRPSAPPGGAAGSP; the protein is encoded by the coding sequence GTGCCCTTGCGACCCGCCGTCACCCTCGCCCTGGCCATCCTCCCCCTCGCGGTTGGGGCCGAGGAGGGCGTTGATCTGGAGATGCTGACCAAGATCCGTGCCGAGGGCTTCCACCACTCGGCGGTGATGGAGACCGTGGCCCAACTCACGGACGTCATCGGGCCCCGCCTTACCAACTCCCCTCTGGCCCGCCGAGCCAACGAGTGGACGAGGCAACAGCTCGAAGCCTGGGGGCTCGTTCGGGCCCACCTCGAGAGCTGGGGGCCCTTCGGCCGGGGCTGGAGCCTCGAGCACTGCTCGGTCCACATGGTGGCGCCCAACACCGCTCCCCTGATCGCTCTGCCCAAGGCCTGGACACCCGGCACCGAGGGCGTCGTCCGGGGCAAAGCGCTCAGAGTCAAGCTCGAGTCGGAGGCCGACTTCGAGCAGTACCGGGGCCGGTTGGCGGGGCGGATCCTGTGGCTGGACAATGCCCGTGAGCTCAAGGGCGAGGAGAAGGTTGACGGGCGCTACTCCGAAAAGGACCTGGAGGAGTTGTCCCAGTACCAGGTTCCTAAGGACCGGGCGGCCGAGCGCGCGGCCATCCTCAAGCGGCGCCGCTTCCAGCGGTCCCTCAACCGCTTCCTGGCCGAGGAGAGGGCGCTGGCCACGGTGGAGCCGAGTGCGCGGGACGGCGGCACCCTGCGCGTGATGGGCGGGGGGGCCCGGCGGAAGGAAGATCCCCCGGGCGTGCCCGCCCTCGTCATGGCCGCGGCCCACTACAACCGCGTGGCCCGGCTGCTGGACCGGAAGATCGAGGTGGAGCTGGAGCTTGACGTGCGGACCACGTTCCACGACGACGACCCCCTCGGCTACAACACGATCGCGGAGATCCCGGGGACGGACAAGAGAGGGGAGGTGGTCATGCTGGGCGCCCACCTGGACTCCTGGCACGGGGGAACCGGGGCCACCGACAACGCGGTGGGAGTGGGCGTGGCCATGGAAGCGGTCCGCATCCTTAGGGTGCTGGAGGTCAATCCCAAGCGGACCATCCGGGTCGCGCTCTGGACGGGGGAGGAGCAGGGGCTGCTCGGGTCGCGGGAGTACGTGAGCCAGCACTTCGCCTCCCGGCCCGAGCCCAACGACCCCGAGCAGCGGGAGCTACCCTCTGCCCTTCGGTCGGACACGGGGCCCCTGACCATCAAACCCGAGCACGCTCGTCTCTCCGCCTACTTCAACCTGGACAACGGCACGGGGAAGATCCGCGGCCTCTACCTCCAGGAGAACGCGGCCGTCTTCCCCATTTTCGCGGCCTGGCTCAAGCCCCTGAACGACCTCGGCGCCACCACCCTCACCCTGCGCAATACGGAGTCCACCGACCACGTGCCCTTCGACGCCGTGGGATTGCCCGCCTTCCAGTTTATCCAAGACGATATCGAGTATCGGGCGGGCTCCGGCCCGCAGTTCTTCGGGACCCACCACACCAACATGGACGTCTTTGATCGCGCGCGTGGGGAGGATCTCATGCAGGCATCGGTCGTGATGGCCTCCATCGTCTACCACGCGGCCATGCGGCCGGAGATGATCCCGCGCAAGCCGCTCCCCCGCCCCTCCGCTCCCCCCGGGGGCGCCGCGGGTTCCCCCTGA
- a CDS encoding molybdopterin oxidoreductase family protein — protein sequence MGTTPSSRRTHKVVCPHDCPDTCVMTVTLEGDRAVALGGDTEHRFTRGFLCAKVNPYLDRVYSPDRILHPLKRVGKKGEGKFQRISWDEALDTITARFHGIMAAHGPQAILPYSYAGNMGLLSYGSMDRRFFHALGASLLARTICSSAGGAGLKATLGKSMGFDPEAIVEARLVVAWGANIVSSNVHLWPLVEEARRRGARLITIDPYRSKTAEKSDRHLALLPGTDAALALGVMHILFRDGLEDVDYLTAHTVGGERLRERAREWTPSRVAETTGLPVAEVESFAREFGTTRPAAIRVNYGLQRHAGGGMAVRTIACLPAITGDWRHAGGGVLLSTSGTFPVRAEALERPDLIPPGTRTLNMSRLGHILGDASLAPPVKALFVYNSNPAAVAPEQESVWAGLAREDLFTVVHELFRTDTVDFADIVLPATTTLEHYDLHKAYGHLYLSLSRPAIAPLGECKPNTEVFRLLAARMGLEHPCLRETDEEMARQALDWTDSKLAGITFEQLEREGSLRLRVGDPYTPFAQGGFPTPSGKCELVSASLEKAGLDPLAGYTPPRESAASAPERARKYPLAFISPPAHHFLNATFSAQPAFVRRESQPFLTLHPQDAEVRGICDGQEVRTFNDRGSFLATARVSPAARPGVVVGLSIWWPKMCPGGRNANAVTGQELTDLGEGATFYDALVEVAPA from the coding sequence ATGGGCACGACACCCTCTTCCCGCCGCACCCACAAGGTGGTCTGCCCCCACGATTGTCCCGATACCTGCGTGATGACGGTGACGCTGGAAGGCGATCGGGCGGTGGCCTTGGGCGGCGATACCGAGCATCGCTTCACGCGTGGCTTCCTGTGTGCCAAGGTCAACCCTTACCTGGACCGCGTCTACAGCCCCGACCGAATCCTCCATCCCTTGAAGCGGGTGGGGAAGAAGGGAGAGGGGAAGTTTCAACGCATCTCTTGGGACGAGGCCCTGGACACGATTACCGCCCGTTTCCACGGGATCATGGCCGCTCACGGGCCGCAGGCCATACTGCCCTATTCCTACGCGGGCAACATGGGGCTGCTGTCCTACGGGAGCATGGACCGGCGCTTTTTCCACGCCCTGGGGGCGAGCCTGCTCGCGCGCACGATCTGCTCGAGTGCGGGAGGGGCCGGGCTCAAGGCCACCCTCGGCAAGAGCATGGGTTTCGACCCCGAGGCCATCGTGGAGGCCCGCTTGGTCGTGGCCTGGGGGGCCAACATTGTCAGCTCCAACGTCCACCTCTGGCCACTAGTCGAGGAGGCCCGGCGGAGGGGGGCCCGGCTCATCACCATCGACCCCTACCGCTCAAAGACGGCGGAGAAGTCCGACCGGCACCTGGCCCTGCTCCCGGGGACGGACGCGGCTCTCGCCCTCGGCGTCATGCACATACTCTTCCGGGATGGCCTCGAGGACGTCGACTACTTGACCGCTCACACCGTGGGCGGGGAGCGGCTGCGGGAACGGGCCCGGGAGTGGACCCCGAGCCGGGTGGCGGAGACCACGGGCCTTCCCGTGGCCGAGGTCGAGTCCTTCGCGCGCGAGTTCGGCACCACGCGGCCGGCGGCCATCCGCGTGAACTACGGCTTGCAACGCCACGCGGGCGGAGGGATGGCGGTGCGCACCATCGCCTGCCTACCCGCGATCACGGGGGACTGGCGCCATGCGGGCGGGGGCGTGCTCCTCTCCACCTCCGGCACCTTTCCGGTGAGGGCGGAGGCCCTGGAGCGCCCGGATCTGATCCCGCCCGGCACGCGCACCCTCAACATGAGCCGGCTCGGGCACATTCTCGGGGACGCGTCCCTCGCGCCCCCCGTGAAGGCCTTGTTCGTCTACAACTCCAATCCGGCGGCGGTGGCGCCCGAGCAGGAGTCGGTGTGGGCGGGGCTCGCCCGGGAGGACCTCTTCACCGTCGTCCACGAGTTGTTCCGCACCGATACCGTGGACTTCGCAGACATCGTCCTTCCCGCCACCACTACCCTCGAGCACTACGACCTGCACAAGGCCTACGGCCACCTCTACCTGAGCCTCAGCCGGCCCGCCATCGCCCCCCTCGGCGAGTGCAAGCCCAACACCGAGGTCTTCCGCCTGCTCGCGGCCCGGATGGGGCTCGAGCACCCCTGCCTGCGCGAGACCGACGAGGAGATGGCCCGCCAGGCCCTCGACTGGACAGACTCGAAACTCGCCGGCATCACGTTCGAGCAGCTGGAGCGGGAGGGCTCCCTGCGCCTGCGGGTGGGGGACCCCTACACCCCCTTTGCGCAGGGAGGCTTTCCCACCCCCTCTGGAAAGTGCGAGCTCGTCTCCGCGTCCCTCGAGAAGGCGGGACTCGATCCCCTGGCCGGCTACACCCCCCCGCGGGAAAGCGCGGCCTCCGCGCCGGAGCGGGCCCGGAAGTATCCCTTGGCCTTCATCTCGCCTCCCGCCCACCACTTCCTGAACGCGACCTTCTCCGCCCAGCCCGCCTTTGTGCGGCGCGAGAGCCAGCCCTTTCTAACCCTTCACCCCCAGGACGCGGAGGTCCGCGGCATATGCGACGGGCAGGAGGTCCGGACCTTCAACGATCGTGGCTCCTTTCTGGCCACCGCCCGCGTCTCCCCGGCCGCGCGCCCCGGGGTGGTGGTGGGCCTCTCGATCTGGTGGCCGAAGATGTGCCCGGGGGGCCGCAACGCCAATGCCGTCACGGGTCAGGAGCTAACGGACTTGGGGGAGGGGGCCACCTTCTACGACGCGCTGGTGGAGGTGGCGCCCGCTTGA
- a CDS encoding hotdog domain-containing protein, producing the protein MNLFVYGTLMAADGLRAVLGNRVETLIFKVARLTGWRRVWNVHRDEWGGGVLNVEHAPGATVVGVLIEGLSGDDLALLDRQESTHLPRDSVYVQPEGGEPVAAQIYWRRRGNHTGPPSSRYEAVVQERARLAGAAVQENLSTGSVDPAGQPRRIPISAPPPEVSLAMAEERVPAIKVLLLPKDTNALGTIFGGVILSHIDLASAVEARKVAARRYVTKAMREVEFHEPVFLGDIVNFFTKTVSIGRTSLTVKVSVEAERWGAGRGERVKVTEAEVVLVAVDEHGRPTSIR; encoded by the coding sequence ATGAACCTCTTCGTCTACGGGACGCTCATGGCCGCGGACGGGCTCCGCGCGGTCCTCGGGAATCGCGTGGAGACCCTTATTTTCAAGGTGGCGCGACTGACAGGATGGCGGCGGGTGTGGAATGTCCACCGCGACGAATGGGGAGGCGGGGTCTTGAACGTGGAGCATGCACCGGGAGCCACCGTGGTGGGCGTCCTCATCGAGGGTCTCAGCGGGGACGACCTCGCCCTCCTGGATCGCCAGGAATCGACCCACCTGCCCCGCGACTCGGTGTACGTGCAGCCGGAGGGAGGCGAGCCCGTGGCCGCCCAAATCTACTGGCGTCGTCGCGGCAACCACACCGGGCCGCCCTCGTCCCGCTACGAGGCGGTGGTGCAAGAGCGGGCGCGCCTGGCGGGCGCTGCCGTTCAGGAGAACCTGAGCACGGGATCCGTCGACCCCGCCGGCCAGCCCCGTCGGATTCCCATTAGCGCTCCGCCTCCCGAGGTATCCTTGGCCATGGCCGAGGAGCGCGTCCCCGCCATCAAGGTGCTCCTCCTGCCCAAGGACACCAACGCCCTGGGGACGATATTCGGGGGGGTCATCCTCTCCCACATTGACCTCGCTTCCGCGGTCGAGGCGCGCAAGGTGGCGGCCCGCCGGTACGTGACCAAGGCAATGCGGGAGGTGGAGTTCCACGAGCCCGTGTTTCTGGGGGACATCGTGAACTTCTTCACCAAGACCGTGAGCATCGGGCGCACTTCCCTCACGGTCAAGGTCTCGGTGGAAGCGGAGCGGTGGGGAGCCGGTCGCGGAGAGCGGGTAAAAGTCACGGAGGCCGAAGTCGTGCTCGTGGCCGTGGACGAGCACGGACGGCCGACCTCCATCCGGTAA
- a CDS encoding MFS transporter, whose product MVDRSITPRQAYLALALLFGVNFLNYIDRYVIAAVAPLIQTEFSLRDTQLGLIGSMFMVAYIVASPFTGVIGDRWPRRFLVGLGVLVWSLATVLSGLATSYHHLLLARSVIGVGEAGFGVVSPTLISDLFPRERRGRMLSFFYVAIPVGSALGFLLGGYAGQHYGWRAAFFIAGTPGLILGLLAFRMREPPRGAGDGAREEQDHRFEWGAALGLLRNRSFVYTTLGMAAMTFALGGMAYWMPTFFARARHLPLSEATALFGGITVAAGLLGTFLGGWLGDFLLPRTDKAYLLVSGVGMLLAVPATYVGLTAGDRGVYLSAIFLAEVLVFLNTGPANAVLVSVVLPEIRASAIALSIFAFHLLGDVPSPILIGKVSDRTGSLETALLLTSVAMAVSGVLYLAGARTLGRDTEQVLLTVRARERHATGAENPA is encoded by the coding sequence ATGGTCGATCGCTCCATCACTCCCCGGCAGGCCTACCTCGCCCTCGCCCTCCTGTTCGGGGTCAACTTCCTCAACTACATCGACCGCTACGTGATCGCGGCCGTGGCCCCCCTGATCCAAACGGAGTTCTCCCTCCGCGACACCCAGCTCGGCCTGATCGGCTCCATGTTCATGGTGGCCTACATCGTGGCCTCGCCGTTCACGGGCGTCATCGGCGATCGCTGGCCCCGCCGCTTCCTGGTGGGACTGGGGGTGCTCGTCTGGAGCCTGGCCACGGTGCTCTCCGGGCTGGCCACCAGCTACCACCATTTGCTGCTGGCCCGCTCGGTGATCGGAGTCGGGGAGGCCGGCTTCGGCGTGGTGTCGCCAACCCTCATCAGCGACCTTTTCCCCCGGGAGAGGCGCGGCCGCATGCTGTCTTTCTTCTACGTGGCCATCCCGGTGGGGAGCGCCCTGGGCTTCCTCTTGGGCGGATACGCCGGGCAGCACTATGGCTGGCGGGCCGCCTTCTTCATCGCGGGGACTCCGGGCCTGATCCTCGGTCTGCTCGCCTTCAGGATGCGCGAGCCCCCGCGGGGGGCGGGAGACGGTGCCCGCGAGGAGCAGGACCATCGCTTCGAGTGGGGCGCGGCCCTGGGCCTTCTCCGAAACCGCTCGTTCGTCTACACCACCCTGGGCATGGCCGCCATGACCTTCGCCCTCGGGGGAATGGCCTACTGGATGCCCACCTTCTTCGCCCGCGCTCGCCACTTGCCCCTCTCCGAGGCCACCGCCCTTTTCGGGGGGATCACGGTTGCGGCCGGCCTTCTGGGCACGTTCCTGGGGGGCTGGTTGGGGGACTTCCTGCTGCCGCGCACCGACAAAGCCTACTTGTTGGTCTCGGGGGTCGGAATGCTCTTGGCCGTGCCCGCCACCTATGTTGGGCTCACCGCCGGTGACCGCGGGGTCTACCTATCCGCCATCTTCCTGGCCGAGGTGCTGGTCTTCCTCAACACCGGCCCCGCCAACGCGGTGCTCGTGAGCGTAGTCTTGCCCGAGATTCGGGCCAGCGCGATCGCCCTTTCCATTTTCGCCTTTCATCTGCTGGGGGACGTGCCTTCCCCCATCCTCATCGGGAAGGTCTCGGACCGGACAGGGAGCCTGGAGACGGCCCTCCTTCTGACTTCGGTGGCCATGGCGGTCTCCGGCGTCCTGTACCTCGCGGGCGCGCGCACGCTCGGCCGGGACACGGAGCAGGTGCTGCTGACGGTGCGCGCGCGGGAGAGACATGCAACGGGCGCTGAAAACCCTGCTTGA
- a CDS encoding response regulator — protein MALAGLLLLLVAVGSLGAAGWSLSRRRSAEARVRELANLLEEREHQAEALRESEGRYRQIVESADDIIYVTDEKGRFVYANPATQRAAGLPEGQLLGLHFRELVRPDYREVAERFYGDQFAQRIPNTYCEFPALFRDGDEVWIGQHVQLVMEGERILGFQALAREITERKRAEQAVEREREQLRQIVTHAPVAMALLDRDRRYIAHSAEWVRYLGVGEDSVVGHEFHKASPRLPEKYGAVLARALAGEIVSDPEDAIEREDGTRVYMRWTAHPWRGPQGSVDGVVMVAQNVDLLVRARQAALEASRLKSEFVANMSHEIRTPMNGVIGMTRLLLDTDLDPEQREYAEIIDSSGRALLEIINDILDFSKIEAGRLDLEVVNFDLRQAVREVLSTFKESAHAKGLELLCLIHHGVPGALRGDPGRLRQVLANLVGNAIKFTEQGEVVLRASLAEAATETALVRFEITDTGIGIAAEAQGRLFKAFAQADGSTTRKYGGTGLGLAISKRLVGLMGGEVGVQSTPGKGSRFFFTARLERQAVEEPAAPVPPQRLAGTRVLIVDDNATNRQILRQQLAYWGMRVASMEDGPKALAALRAAASVGSRYDLAVLDMKMPGMDGLALARLIKEDPALKDLKLILLTSFGTKGQGAEAKQAGVSGYLTKPVDEADLHDCLGQVLFGAATKERPSLVTRHSLRESRPPSAARVLVAEDNEVNQKVAVRILEKLGYRVDVADSGREAVEACLKTPYAALLMDCQMPEMDGFQATARIRERQGAGPRTPIIAMTASAMKGDRERCLAAGMDDYVSKPVDPEALAAILQRWVAREGVPAGAQEEPVADAPRSVAPVDEAVLATLWAIDGDGSLLREVIDTFLRIAPLRLAGLRKAGQKGDAPSLERLAHSFLGSCGNLGARQMAALCGRLEDLGRSGAAAGAPPLVTALESEYAVVRQALEDEKTRMGRRGPLARPTPAEPPRPGS, from the coding sequence GTGGCGCTTGCCGGGCTGCTGCTTCTTCTGGTCGCGGTCGGCTCCCTCGGAGCCGCGGGGTGGAGTCTCTCGCGCCGACGGAGCGCGGAGGCCCGAGTCCGGGAACTGGCCAACCTCCTCGAGGAGAGGGAGCACCAAGCCGAGGCGCTCCGGGAGAGCGAGGGGCGCTATCGCCAGATCGTAGAGTCGGCGGACGACATCATCTACGTAACCGACGAGAAGGGCCGCTTTGTCTACGCCAACCCCGCCACCCAGCGCGCGGCGGGCCTTCCCGAGGGCCAGCTCCTGGGCCTGCATTTCCGGGAGCTGGTGCGGCCGGATTACCGGGAGGTGGCGGAGCGCTTCTACGGGGACCAGTTCGCGCAACGAATTCCCAACACCTATTGCGAGTTCCCGGCCCTGTTCCGGGACGGGGACGAGGTCTGGATCGGCCAACACGTCCAACTCGTGATGGAGGGGGAGCGGATCCTCGGCTTCCAGGCCCTGGCCCGCGAGATCACGGAGCGCAAGCGCGCCGAGCAGGCGGTGGAGCGCGAACGCGAGCAGCTGCGCCAAATCGTGACCCACGCCCCCGTGGCCATGGCCCTGCTGGACCGTGATCGTCGCTACATCGCCCACAGCGCGGAATGGGTCAGGTACCTAGGCGTGGGGGAGGACTCCGTGGTGGGACACGAGTTCCACAAGGCTTCCCCCCGCCTACCCGAGAAGTACGGGGCCGTCTTGGCCCGCGCTCTCGCGGGGGAGATCGTCTCCGACCCCGAGGACGCCATCGAGCGCGAGGACGGGACGCGGGTGTACATGCGCTGGACCGCCCACCCTTGGCGGGGGCCCCAGGGCTCGGTGGACGGGGTGGTGATGGTGGCTCAGAACGTGGACCTGCTCGTCCGGGCCCGCCAAGCCGCCCTCGAGGCTTCGCGCCTCAAGTCCGAGTTCGTGGCCAACATGAGCCACGAGATCCGGACCCCCATGAACGGCGTCATCGGCATGACGCGCCTTCTCCTGGACACCGATCTCGATCCCGAGCAACGCGAGTACGCCGAGATCATCGACAGCTCGGGGCGCGCCCTCCTCGAGATCATCAACGACATCCTGGACTTCTCGAAGATCGAAGCCGGTCGCCTGGACCTCGAGGTCGTGAACTTCGACCTCCGGCAGGCGGTGCGGGAGGTGTTGAGCACCTTCAAGGAGTCGGCGCACGCTAAAGGCCTCGAACTGCTCTGCCTCATTCACCACGGGGTGCCGGGGGCCTTGCGCGGCGACCCCGGCCGGCTGCGCCAAGTCCTGGCCAACCTCGTGGGCAACGCCATCAAGTTCACCGAGCAAGGAGAGGTGGTGCTGCGCGCGAGTCTGGCCGAAGCCGCCACCGAGACCGCCCTCGTCCGCTTCGAGATCACCGACACCGGGATCGGCATCGCGGCCGAGGCCCAGGGACGGCTCTTCAAGGCCTTCGCGCAGGCCGACGGCTCCACCACCCGGAAATACGGGGGGACCGGACTGGGCCTGGCCATCTCCAAACGCCTGGTCGGTCTCATGGGGGGCGAGGTCGGCGTGCAGAGCACGCCCGGCAAGGGGAGCCGCTTCTTCTTCACCGCCCGCCTGGAGAGACAAGCCGTCGAGGAGCCGGCCGCGCCCGTTCCCCCCCAGAGGCTGGCCGGCACCCGCGTCCTCATCGTGGACGACAACGCCACCAACCGCCAGATCCTTCGCCAGCAGCTCGCCTACTGGGGGATGCGCGTCGCCAGCATGGAAGATGGCCCCAAGGCCTTGGCCGCGCTGCGGGCCGCCGCCTCCGTGGGCTCGCGTTACGACCTCGCCGTCCTCGACATGAAGATGCCGGGCATGGACGGGCTGGCCCTGGCGCGCCTCATCAAGGAGGACCCGGCCCTGAAGGATCTCAAGCTGATCCTGCTTACTTCCTTCGGAACCAAGGGCCAAGGCGCGGAGGCCAAACAGGCGGGCGTCTCCGGCTACCTCACCAAGCCCGTGGACGAGGCCGACCTCCATGACTGCCTGGGTCAGGTTCTCTTCGGGGCCGCGACAAAGGAGCGCCCCTCCCTGGTCACCCGCCACAGCCTGCGGGAATCACGGCCCCCCTCCGCGGCCCGCGTGCTGGTGGCGGAGGACAACGAGGTGAACCAGAAGGTCGCCGTGCGCATCCTGGAGAAGCTGGGCTACCGGGTGGACGTGGCGGACAGCGGTCGGGAGGCGGTGGAGGCTTGCCTGAAGACGCCCTACGCCGCCCTCCTCATGGACTGCCAAATGCCGGAGATGGACGGCTTCCAGGCCACCGCCCGCATCCGAGAGCGGCAGGGCGCGGGGCCCCGCACGCCTATCATCGCCATGACCGCGAGCGCCATGAAGGGAGACCGGGAGAGATGCCTGGCCGCGGGGATGGACGACTACGTGAGCAAGCCGGTGGACCCGGAGGCGCTGGCCGCCATCCTCCAGCGCTGGGTAGCGCGCGAGGGCGTGCCCGCGGGGGCTCAGGAGGAGCCAGTCGCGGATGCCCCGCGTTCGGTGGCCCCGGTGGACGAGGCCGTGCTCGCCACCCTCTGGGCCATCGACGGCGACGGATCGCTCCTGCGCGAGGTGATCGACACTTTCCTCCGCATCGCGCCCCTGCGGTTGGCGGGCTTGCGCAAGGCCGGCCAGAAGGGCGACGCCCCCTCCCTGGAGCGGCTGGCCCACAGCTTCCTCGGGAGCTGCGGCAACCTGGGGGCTCGGCAGATGGCGGCCCTCTGCGGTCGCCTCGAGGACCTGGGCCGGTCGGGGGCCGCCGCCGGGGCCCCCCCCTTGGTCACGGCCTTGGAGTCGGAGTACGCGGTGGTGCGGCAGGCCCTGGAGGACGAGAAGACTCGGATGGGGCGGCGCGGGCCCCTGGCTCGTCCCACCCCCGCCGAGCCTCCGCGGCCCGGCTCCTGA
- a CDS encoding Xaa-Pro peptidase family protein produces the protein MRIAARRRIPRLLYAASETDADILYPTGFFAPDPFLFIEVGRRRILVMSDLEMDRARRQATVDRVLSWSAIAKPLETGTRKAGPADVIVAALRQLGIRRVQVPRGFSLGLAIELDARGIRLEMGPDPFWPEREVKSPREVRAIEAALRAAEAGLLAGIAALKACRIRSGYLRRDGRSFTAEDLRAAVNTRIMAEGCVPSHTICAPGDQAVDPHEEGRGPIRAHTPIVMDIFPRSESTGYYGDLTRTVVRGRASHRLHELYAVVHEGVRLGHGLVRDGAEGLEIHRRIQALFDRQGYPTGVKAGRMQGFFHGTGHGLGLEIHEAPSIGKRRCTLRAGHVVTVEPGLYYIGLGGVRLEDVALVTRQGSRNLTRVPKQLEI, from the coding sequence TTGAGGATCGCTGCCCGAAGGAGAATCCCCCGCCTCCTCTACGCCGCGTCCGAGACCGACGCCGACATCCTCTATCCCACCGGCTTCTTCGCCCCCGATCCTTTCCTGTTCATCGAGGTGGGGAGACGGCGGATCCTGGTCATGAGCGACCTGGAGATGGACCGGGCCCGGCGTCAAGCCACTGTGGACCGCGTGCTCTCCTGGTCGGCCATTGCCAAGCCCCTGGAGACGGGCACCAGGAAAGCGGGCCCCGCCGACGTCATCGTGGCCGCCCTGCGCCAGCTCGGGATCCGCCGCGTGCAGGTGCCGCGGGGCTTCTCCCTGGGACTGGCCATCGAGCTAGACGCACGCGGCATCCGCCTGGAGATGGGGCCCGACCCCTTCTGGCCGGAGCGCGAGGTCAAGAGCCCGCGCGAGGTGCGGGCCATCGAGGCCGCGCTGCGCGCGGCGGAGGCGGGGCTTCTGGCCGGGATCGCCGCCCTAAAGGCCTGTCGCATCCGGAGCGGCTACCTGCGGCGGGACGGCCGCTCTTTCACCGCCGAAGACCTGCGCGCGGCCGTCAACACCCGGATCATGGCCGAAGGCTGCGTCCCCTCCCACACCATCTGTGCTCCCGGGGACCAGGCGGTGGACCCGCACGAGGAAGGCCGGGGGCCGATTCGCGCCCACACCCCGATCGTCATGGACATCTTCCCCCGCTCCGAGAGCACGGGTTACTATGGCGACCTCACGCGCACAGTCGTGCGTGGCCGGGCCAGCCATCGCTTGCACGAGCTCTACGCGGTGGTCCACGAGGGCGTCCGCCTCGGCCACGGGTTGGTCAGGGACGGCGCCGAGGGCCTCGAGATCCACCGCCGGATCCAGGCCCTCTTCGACCGCCAGGGCTACCCCACGGGCGTGAAGGCGGGGCGCATGCAAGGCTTCTTTCACGGCACCGGCCACGGCCTGGGCCTGGAGATCCACGAAGCCCCCTCCATCGGGAAGCGGCGCTGCACCCTGCGCGCCGGCCACGTCGTGACCGTGGAGCCCGGCCTCTATTACATCGGCCTGGGCGGGGTGCGCCTAGAGGATGTGGCCCTGGTCACCCGCCAGGGCTCCCGCAACCTGACCCGCGTCCCCAAGCAGCTCGAGATCTGA
- a CDS encoding alpha/beta fold hydrolase codes for MRPFFTTRRGRLWARLALYGGALGLGLPAACSQVLVGTIRQPTSRPPSAYEEIALRSEGLRLRGWLIEGRGDRAAVLVAHGLGDSLESYEGLAAKLQRRGHTVLLLDLRGHGGSEGHTTTLGGREREDVRAGLRALRERGRAGSGTVLFGVSMGAVAVLRAAAQEADVRAVVAEAPFDTYRASVAHHAWLLYGLPPWIPLIPLSIRVAEWRAGFRADDVDAVAAARLVRAPLLAIVDGADPRMPEAVVRRVFDAHPGPKRLWMAPGAPHAGAFFAPGYWTEVTGFLEANGL; via the coding sequence ATGAGGCCCTTCTTCACCACGCGGCGGGGACGCCTCTGGGCTCGGCTAGCCCTGTACGGAGGCGCCCTCGGCCTGGGCCTCCCCGCCGCCTGCTCCCAGGTCTTGGTCGGCACCATCCGCCAGCCCACATCCCGCCCGCCCTCCGCTTACGAGGAGATCGCGCTTCGGTCGGAGGGCCTGCGTCTTAGGGGTTGGCTGATCGAAGGCCGCGGGGACCGGGCCGCGGTGCTCGTCGCCCACGGCCTGGGGGACAGCCTGGAGAGCTACGAGGGCCTCGCCGCCAAACTCCAGCGACGCGGCCATACCGTTCTCCTCCTCGATCTCCGCGGGCACGGGGGCAGCGAGGGGCACACGACCACGCTCGGGGGCCGGGAACGGGAGGACGTGCGGGCGGGCTTGCGGGCGCTGCGTGAGCGGGGCCGGGCCGGTTCCGGTACCGTGCTTTTCGGGGTGTCCATGGGCGCGGTGGCGGTCCTGCGTGCGGCCGCTCAAGAGGCGGACGTGCGGGCCGTGGTTGCGGAGGCCCCTTTCGACACCTACCGTGCCTCCGTCGCCCACCACGCATGGCTCCTGTACGGGCTGCCGCCCTGGATCCCGCTGATTCCCCTCTCCATCAGGGTGGCGGAGTGGCGCGCCGGCTTCCGGGCGGATGATGTGGATGCGGTGGCGGCGGCTCGCCTCGTGCGGGCACCCCTGTTAGCGATCGTGGATGGAGCAGACCCGCGGATGCCGGAAGCGGTCGTGCGCCGTGTGTTCGATGCCCACCCCGGCCCCAAGCGGCTCTGGATGGCGCCGGGGGCTCCCCATGCGGGCGCGTTTTTCGCCCCCGGCTATTGGACCGAGGTCACGGGTTTCCTGGAGGCAAACGGACTCTAG